The DNA region CTGATCCTATTCCCTGTATACAGTGACTCACGGGAAATTTCATCCAGTACTCATTAGCTCTGTCATAGAGCCAAAGTCTTCGGAACAGGACCTCTCTGAATAACAGTCTACCTGCACTGAGGATCTCTCAATGCAGAGTGTGTATAGTCTGTTGTTGAAACAACTTCTCAGAAGAAGAAGCAGACAGCTATTTCAGCAAGCTCAGAGCCAGCAAAGCTGCCGACCTCAGCTGCCTTTTCTCTCCCACAACAAGACCATCCCTCCAAAAAGGGATTTCTGTTTAGGAGACTCAAGGAACATAAGGATTGAGTTTACCTGCACTGGGTGACTTTATTTGCCATTAGAAGCCATGGGCtcagggcagaggcagaggcaatTTTGTTCTGGAAGAATACACAGGAACACATTTTGAGCTTGGCTCCTGTTGGAGTGGGGGGGTGTTTGTTTTCAGCAGGAAGGGCGGTGGGGTGGTTACCAAGTCCCCTTGCCAATAAGGAATTGAAGAATTCCGGCCCAGAGGTCGAGTGAGCACAGTGGCAAAGGGGCAGCACAGGGAGAAAGAATTAAGGGAGGCTGACCTGAGAGTCTCATGGGTTCCTGCCACTGCTCAGCTCTGGCTTTCTGAACTATGGCCTTTCTGTGTGCAACCTCTGAGGTTCCAGTCAGAAAGAGTTACTGGTGTGACTTCATTCACTTTGGCTTTGTGTGTGGGAAATTGTACTTAAAATTCAAAATGGTGTCTGACCCTAGTCCCTTCCTTGATCTCCCCAGTTTGGCTTACTTTTATTATCTAATTTCACCCATAAAGCAACCCTCTGATGCAAATAATTACTATTAACAGATGATATAAGAAAAGAGCTAAGGCATTGGACTTATAGAGACCTAAGTTCTAATTCCAGCTCTCTTTCTTTAGCAGCTTTGTGAAGTTTTCTGTTTACATGACctcttgaggctttagttttctCAGTTGTAAAGTGTAGATAGTAATTTATTATCTTAAGTTTGAAATGAGACACTCTAAAGTACCTGGCACATGTACATCCTTGGTAAATGGTCAGGATTAttattatcaattaaaaaaaaaaaaagaagggatgcCTCAATTCCATCCCTGTCTGGGCCACCAGCTAGAACTgggcaatcttgagaaaaatcaCCTCCTCAGAATCACTTCCTTTGTGGCACTTGctttacaccagtggttctcaaaagtgtggtccctggaccaacAGCACCAGTATCACCTGGTAACTTGTTAGAAGTAAAACATTTCAGCATTCATCTAAACCTAAAACTTTGAAGATGAGGCCCAGTAACCTGTGTTGTTACAAGTCCTCCTtgtgattctgatgcatgcttAAATTTGACAACTACTGATTTACAAAATGAACAGTCTAAAATTGAATCAAGCCGTTAAGTcccctctctaatgctaatagtCTCTGGTTGTCTCTCCTGGCAGAGAGCCCCATACTGACTCTCTGGCTACAGTGACAGCTCAGAATCAATTCTATTCTCACTGATGTCAAACAACATAACCCCCAATGGAGTCCTCACAAGTTCAGTCTGGGATCTTGTCCCATCCTTCTTCCAATGCTCTCTTGTCTCCCCTTTTACCACATCACGGTGGTGCCCTGGTGTCTATCTCTTTCCCTGTTTTTCTACCTCCATTTATTGCTTTATCTTTTATTGACTCTGGGTTGTCTTGTCTTTTCCCATGGCAGGGCTGCCTATGGCGGGAATGGGATCTAGTAATTTGACTAACTAATCAGTATTTCCTGTGTCTTGCAGTGACGTGTGTGTGCAGTGGTGTCCACTCTCCCGGCACTGCAGCACTGAGAAAAGCAGCTCCATCGGCAGCATGGAGAGCCTGGAGCAACCAGGCCAAACCACCTACGAGGGTCATCTCTTGCCCATTGACCAGAACATGTATCCCAACCAGCGTGACTCAGCCTATAGCTCCTTCTCAGCCAGTTCAAATGCTTCTGACTGTGCCATTTCCCTCAGGCCAGATGATCCAGCCTCTGTAGACTGCATCATGCAGGGCCCAGGGTTAACTAAGGCCCCTAATAGCAGGCCTAACATGGCTGAGTCCTCAGGAGGTAGCCGGCGCACCAACGGGGGCCACCTGCCTCCCAGCTCCCAAATGTCATCTCATCCACAGGAGGTCCAACACTCAGGGCCTGCCAAGGCTTCCAAGGGCCCACCACAACCTCCAATGAGGCGAGACAGTCTTCAGACTTCCAGAGCCCAGCTCCTTAATGGAGAACAGCATAGGGCTTCTGAGCCTATGGACCCTTTGCAACAAAAGGAGAAACCGAGCTTAGACCCTGAGCTATGTCCAGGGAATCCTAACAGGTTCTGCTGCATCAGTGGGCAAGACCAAGTGACAAACGAGAGCTGTCTGAACTATGAGCTCAGCCAACCTCCTGAATCCAACCAGCAGGGCTCTGAGCAACTACTGATGGAGGCCTCAGGCAAAGCTGTTGGATTCCAAAAATCATATGACAAAGCTTCCAGCATAGATTTCAGCCCACTCAACAAGGTTTCAGCAGAGCTGTCTAATACTTCTTCTTTTGGCAGCCCTCCACATTTCACAGGACCCACAGGCCATCGCCATAGTGCCCCTGAACAGCTGCTGGCATCTCACTTGCAGCATGTGCACCTTGACACCAGGAGTAGCAAGAAGCTGGATCTCCCAACTGGACAGGATGGGCATGAGTGGTCTCTGTCCCCTTTGCATAACAGCCACACAGGAAAGAAAAGTCCATGTGCCCCTGCAGGAGGAACCCAAGACCAGCCTAGTAAAGAGAGAAAGACTAGGCCAGTGAATGATAGGCCCTTGGGTTCAGGGCACCAGAGCCCAAGCAGCTCCCCCCATGAAGAAACTGATGGACACCCTCCAGAAAGAGGTTTCCAGGACCCAAACAGAGTAAGCAGAACAGGCAATGAATTGGCCAGCCAGCAACCCTCTGCCTCTGGCTCTCTTGTTCAACAAAGCAAAGACTGTTCTTCAACCACTAATGTAGCTGGCACAACAGAGGAAACTGAGGAAGGGGACAAGTCCAAGGAGTGTGGCCGGGTTGGTGGTAGGCGAAATGGAGGGACCCGGGGCCACTCAATCCAAAACCGGAGGAAGAGTGAGCGTTTTGCTACCAACCTGCGTAATGAAATTCAGAGGAGGAAGGCCCAGCTCCATAAAAGCAAGAGCCCCTTATCACAGCTGTGTGACACTAAGGAGCCAGTGGAAGAGACTGAAGAACCCCTAGAAAGTCCTCTACTTCCTGCCTCTAACTCACCTCTTCTACCTTCATCTAAAAAACCACCTGGCCCTAGAGACAAGGTCTTTAACAAGAGCATGATGCTTAGGGCTAGGTCTTCAGAGTGCCTCAGCCAAGCCCCTGAGAGCCATGAATCTAGGACAGGCTTGGATGGACAAACAAGCCCTGATCAGAGACCTGGTCAGTCCTCTTTGGGCCTGAATACCTGGTGGAAAGCAACTGATCCATCTTCCTCAGACTCTGAGAAAACAAATCTTCACCATGGAGTCCGTGGAGGTCGTTGGAGATGGTCTCCGGAGCACAATCTGCAGCCTCATGTGGCAGTAGCCATGGAAAGCTCTCCCAACCCAGGAGATAACAAAGAATTGAAGGCTTCTACTGCCCAAGCTGGGGAGGAAGCCATACTCTTGCCCTTTGCAGACAGAAGAAAGTTTTTTGAAGAGAGTAGCAAATCCTTATCTACATCACATTTGCCAGCTTTAACCACTAATAGTAACAAGACTTTTACACAGAGATCAAAACCTATAGACCAAAATTTCCAGCCAATGAGCTCCAGCTATAGGGAACTGAGGCGTCATCCCATGGACCAATCATACCATTCCAAAGACCAACCATATCATGCCACAGACCAGTCATATTCTATGTCACTCCTTCAGTCAGAAACTCCTACTTACTCAGACTGTTTTGCAAGCAAAGGTTTAGACCAACCCATGTGCTGTAAACCACTGCACTGTGGTGATTTTGATTATCACAGGACTTGCTCTTACTCCTGCAGTGTCCAGGGAGCTGTAGTACATGACCCTTGCATTTATTGTTCTGGAGAAATCTGCCCTGCTTTGCGAAAGAGAAATATGATGCCAAACTGCTACAACTGTCGGTGCCACCACCACCAATGCATTCGATGTTCATCTTGCTATCATAATACCCAGCATAGCCCCCTCGAGGACAACAGCTTGGCACCTGGCAACGTTTGGAAATCCAGGAAACTGACAGTGCAGGTAAGGACTTGGTTCTTGCATGGGtaagcttatttctttttctctttctaaggaGAAAGCAAGGTGAACCATTTGAAAACATaacaatcatatattttttaaactgtttaaTCCCAGCTCCACCATATGGTAGCTTATTAAACTTAGACAGGACACTCAACCACAAAAAttgcagttttctcatctatagagttagaataaaaaaagaaaacttttgctTCACAAAATGGAAAGAACTTGGATTTATAGACTGACTGTATAATTGGTACATGAGTGAACTTAAGCAAGTCATTAAACCACAAAAATTTGCAGTTTTGTGATTTTAAAAGGAACAAGAAGTTTACCTCATAAAATGGCCAGTATTAAATAGTCTTATTACCTCATCACTAAAGTGAAAGAAAACAATGGCTGCTTCATAAATCAACTGAGAGAACCAAATGAGATTGCATATATAGTGTTAAGCCCAGTATCTGATACAAAACAGCATATATTTCCTTCCATTTCTGCTTTAAAACTATTTAGAGCCCCAAAATTTGCATATGGTACCCCAGCTTTTGCTTTCAGAGATCTGACCTGTCTgatcttccccctcttctccagtctctttctctgtcagagACCCAGGTTTAGGCTGGTTGTTGATATACCTGGTTATGCCCTACCACCATCTCCCGAGGTACTTCTCGGAGGACCCTCTAGGTCTTTTCCTGCTCACTGACATATTCCTTCTCCATGGCTTTCTTAGCGCCACCTTTTGGCTGGAACTAACCAGAAGTTAGTTCCTGTGTTGAACTGTTGTTGCATATGCAGACACTTCTGAGTGACTTGGTATATGAAATTGCTcgatatatattctttgtatgAAGGAACCTTAGGGATGAAAGAAGCCTTACACAAAAAAGTACATACTCCACAATTCATTTTGCATAAAGTTCTAAAACAGTTattctatagaaaaaataattcaaaacagtGGTTGTCTATGGGAGATGATAGCACGGAGATTAGCTAGGAAAGGGCATGAGGGGATTTTGTTGGATGATGataatgttctatatcttgatacAAGTTTGAGTTACACAGGTGTCTACATTCATCAAAACTCAACAAATGTACACTTAATATTTGTGCATTTCACTGAAAGtaaatttttccttaaaatataaaaaatatggaaattgaATGATATGTATGAGGAAGCTTATGAAGTCTATTGACTCTAACTTATTTAGTTTTCAGGATGCAAATATTCTGTGTATTTTGCTATATTTATCCCAAAGATTTcatgtttttgatgctattgtaaatagcattattttcttaatgtcaaGTTAAAATTCTTTGTTACTATTATTTTGAAACACAATTCAATTTTGTGTATTGGCCTTGCATTACGTAAACTTTTCATACTTACTTGCTGGTTCTAGTAGCTTTTTGgtagatttttaaagattttctacTTAGACAATCGTGGCATctgcaaatggaaataattttaagtCTTTCTTTCCACTATGTATGCCTTTTCTAGGGGAGAAGGGTACCTTAATGCACTGTCTGGGACCTCCATGAGTTTTCCATGAAGAAAACTTGCCCTGTACAAAGTTTAATAGAAGTGGCGAGAACAGATATTGTTGCTGTGTTCCCAGTCTTTTATTAAGTGTGATGTCAGCTGTAGGTTTTTTGTAGATGtcctttatcaagttgagaaagtttccttttatttctagtttgatAAAAGCTTTTATCAGGAGTcagtgttggattttttttaaaatgtgttttctgtatctattgcaGTGATCATTATATACTTTTGCTCATTTAGTCTACTGATATGGTgaatttcattgattgatttttgaaacaaGAACCAGTCTAGCATTATTCACTTGATCATgagatattatcatttttatgtgTTACTAGAtttgatttgttcatagtttgttaaggatttttgtgtctgtgtttatCAGGAAttttagtctgtagttttcttttaatgtCCTTGTCTGGTTTTTACATCTAGTTGTCCTTACCAAATGAGCTGGGGAGTATTCCCTCCTCTTCCATGTTCAGGAAGAGTTTGTATAgattggtattatttcttccttaaatgttagATAGAATTTATTATAGAAGTCATCTGGGTCTGGAGTTTTCTTTGTGGAAAGGTTTTTTAACtacaaattcaatttctttaataaatataaagtaattttggttataaatttcttttttcaatcttatttattgattgattttagagaaagagaggaaggaagagagagcgcaagagaaatattgatttgttgctctgttcacttatgcattcattagttgatttttgtatgtgccctgatccgggatcaaacccacaaccttggtttattagaacaatactctaaccaactgagttacctgcccagggcctctgtttttcctttggtagtatatatttcaaggaatttgtccattcatTTAAGCTTTAAATTTTGGGGGATAAACTTGTTTGTAACTTAATTTGAAATATATCAAGAATTTAAAATGGATTGGTGGATGGATAAGGAAATGGATAAAGATATGTGTGATGAGGCAAATATGGTAAAATATTACTGTAATTGTAAAATCTAGATGATGGGTATATGTGTGTTAATTGTAAACTTGTTCAACTCTTCTGTATGCTTAAAAATATccataatagccctggccagtttgctcagtggtagaacgtcggcctggcgtgcaggagtcccaggttcgattcccagccagggcacacaggagaagcgcccatctgcttctccacccctccccctctccttcctctctgtctctctcttcccctcccgcagccgaggctccattggagcaaagttggcctgggctctgaggatggctctgtggcctctgcctcaggctctagaatggctctggttgcaacagagtgacgccccagatgggcagagcatcaccccctggtgggcgtgccgggtggattctggttgggcgcatgcgggagtctgtctgactgcctccccgtttccaacttcttttgaaaaatacggaaaaaaaaagagagagagagagaaaaaaatttttttaaaaaataaaaataaaaatatccataataaaatgttggaaaaaaaaggaaatataaaataatggtttAAGGGCACTGATGTTGGAACCAGACTGCCTAGGTTTAACTTCTTAAGCTTCCCCACTTAAAAAATGGAAGTAATAACAGTACCTACTTCATAAGTTGGTTGAAAGGATTAAATGGTGTAAAATGTGTAAGGCATTTAGAACAGTGACTGCCAGATAGTAATCATCTTattgttatcttttaaaataagggGAGAGATTGGCTTACCTTGAAAAACTGTTTGCTGGAAGAAGGACCTGcaagtagaaataaagaaaaggatcGGAagttgggaggagcagggagttAAGGAGATGATGACTGCAGAAGTGTCAGCCCAGAACCAATAACCCAGTAAAGGAAGTAGGTGACATTTGCAGGTTGCATCATTTGGCAGCAGCAATGCAGGTCTCTTTTTGCACTCTGAGGGAGGGACACATTGAGTTCCTAATGCCTGTTAGACTAGCTAAACAGGTCTGCTTAGACACTGCTTTCAGACATGTGGATGGCCATCTAAAAGCCATTTTATGCACATTCTTACCCCTGCCACCTGAACATACACCCCTACCCTCAGACATGAGGAAAACTTGCAGCATGGATTAGAATACACAGCTCATATGACTAAGAtagttgtgatggtggctgtgaaaAGCAGGGCTGAGATCCTTCTCCTTATGGCTCCTAGAAGATGTTGGAGAGCTAACTGGCTCCTGTTTAGTGCTGTTAAAAGAACTAAAATCAGTACACACTTACATCCCTCTAACTTCATGCCAGTTAGTTTTCCATACATTatcacattatttcatttaacagtTTTATGAGGTAAGTTATAATAAGatctccattttatagctgaagaaactgaggctcagagaggtcacacATCTAGCAAGTGGCAAAGCCAAGATTTGAACAACAATAACTAACATTTGAGTCTCTAGCAGACACATGCAACAAGCCATGGAATAACTACCTCTTTAGTTCAAAGGTTGCAGGCACTTTACAGCAACCTAACTGGTTCAGGGGGGAAAAAGTTAATCTGAAAAGGAGATTGGGAGTTGGGACAGAACTTTGTTTGGTTTGACCActactatttactgagcacttcccATAAGGCTAGGCATGGTATGGACAGGAAATCATGGCTCCCGTGGTAGCTGACCAAGCAATATGCATTTGAGGGCAAGGGACATCTAACAAGGGCATCAAGGCAAAGTATAAAATCTATCAAGTGGTTAGAGCTGCTCTAACATGACAGGTATAGGCAGGGACTGCTCTGACCCTGTAAAAGCTGAGAAACCTCATCCTTTCCATGGAAGCTAACATCCAGAGACTCCTATGTGCTGAGCACTGTGCTAGGCATTCTTCATGCACATCCCATTTTATACCTACTACTGGGAACCCAGCAAGGCTGGATAGCATAATCCTTATTTGCCAGATGGAAATCCAATGTTCAGGGAGGTGACATAACTTCCCTCAAACAACACAGCTATTAAGTATCTTAGTCGATATGACTGACACCAGATATGTTACTCCCAAAAGggagtaatttttatttaactggGGCAAAGGTAACAAACTTTGAAAGAAATCAATAATTGCACTGGAGAAAGAGGGAATTTGGAAGATTAGTGAGGTTTAGGAACAATTGTGCATTCTCATTGGGCTGAACTCTGAGTTGTCAGAGAGAGGGTGCTGAATACAAAACCAGGGAGAAGGTCAAAGGCAaatttgcattagatttggagcTAGAATGGGAAGGTAGGGATATCTTTACAAATGGCACACATAGAGAAAGAAGAGTGGCTTTGGTAAAGCCCTTAAGGAAAATTTGCCCAGAGTGAAGAATTTATTCCTATAATATGGGGAACATGGCTTCCCAGAGATGAACCCACCTCAACCCCTAACACTGGATCTGGGTAGAAGAAAGGCCCCTACTGTACAACAGTGTGCTGGAATGCAAGATCTCCCTTTGCCTCACTCTGGGAAAGAGTTGCAGCAGCAGGAGCTTTAGGCCTCAACACTCCCTCAAGGGCCAGGGCTTCCACGAAGATGCTTTCTATGTTGGAAGAGTGAAAAGGAAAGAACTGGTTCACTAGTCAGAACAAACAAAATGACGTCCTTTACAAGAGCCAGAGCAAATAGCAAACGTGCTAAACTGGTTTTTAATGTGCTttgggaggggagtggagaaagagagggaaacacAGTTTCCAGACTATGCTGTCCAGGTCCCTGAGTGCTTTCTTAGCCTTTGCATGGCCCCAGCAGTTCATCAGGCCTCCTGACAGAAAGGCAGCCCTCTAGGTACTTATTTCTCTAGCCTGCATGGGAGAGTAGAGGGAACCAGATGGGGGACCTGGCTAGGGACAGGATCCTGAATTCTTCAAAGTTTTGAAGCCATTTAGATACTGATTGCTCAGAATTCTCTGACTTACCAGAATTTTGCTTTGCAGGAATTTCCTGGGGACAAATGGAAACCAATAACAGGAAACAGGAAGACCAGCCAGTCAGGAAGGTAAGTGGCTGCTCAGGGTGTTGGGGTGAGTTGGTGCCTCTGACTTTTCTATATAAATGGTAATGTCTTCTGTTTGCTCAGTTTCCTTTGAAGAACCTGGTTTGCTGTTTACACCAAGAGCTTAATGCCATAGATATCATCCACTCTGCCCCCAGGCAGCTGGGTTACAGACCAAACTGATTGCTCGGACATTTTGAAATACAAGGTTAGTCAGGCAGTATTATGGGACATGTATCCATCATCTCAGAGGTCTGAAGCAAGCCTACTCAAGCATAAGGGCTTGTGTAACCAGACCATGCTAAAACAGATGAGAAGGCATAAATCATGCCTGCCTTCACAGTGgccactgggaagtcagagggggcagagaggaggtAAGACTGTTTAGCTACTGCTATGCATTTGCCTCAGAGTTGTTAGAGGTACTTGTTTCTTAGGTTCTACCACCTTTCTTTTTATAAGGATTGTTGAAAACTTCAGGTCTGCTCATTAAAAGTCCAATGGCAGATCATGATAACAACAGGTTAAAATTCCTGAAAGAAAGCAGGGACATTTTTACAGATGGAATACATGGCTTGGGCTAGAGGAAAAAGAGTTGCTTGGATAAAGcccttaaggaaaaaagaaatgctcaGAATGGACAGGCTACTCCTATAGTATGGGGGACATGGCACTCAGCACTCATGTTCCTAAGAGATTAGCCTGCCTGCCATAGGTGACCTTAAGGAATAAGAGTTACCTTCTCTGGATGCTCTGCATCAGCCAGGACACTCTCTTTTGTGAAGTTCCTTGATATACTGTTTCAGTCAGTTTTTCTCCAGGCCTAATTATACAGGAAGCCCCTAAATTATATTGATATTTCAACTCAAACTCCAGGAatgaaggaggaataaagaagaaGGCTCTTAGCTGTGCCTCTGTAGGGGCACTTAGGGAGGGGACATCAAAGGATAGGACTAGAATCTGGGTCATCTGATCCCAAAAGAGCCAGAGTTTTTTTCTGGGAGTGTCTACATTATCCCCTGTGATTTGATGTTGTGGTCAGGATAATTTTGGCTTTCTTTTGATTCCAAAGTCTAGGAAACCTATCCATTTTCTGGTTGGCAATGGGAAAAAGGAGGAACCAACATTTATTATCAACTAAATGTCAATCACTGACTGGGCTGTATCTTTTTTATACCCATAATCTTATTAATTATCCCCAACAGTTTGTTTTTActacctattttatagatgaggtccagagaggttatATAACTTCGCTGAGGTCACATACCTAATATAATGACGGAACTGGGATTCAGACCCACATTTGGCCCCAAAGTTCATGCATTTTTCATTGTAACTGCTTCCATTTAGATCCCTAAAGAAACCCTTGAAACTGATCATTCAGCATCATGTCTCAGGAGTCTGGTCTGGATGGAAATACTATGGGATTCTATGGCTAGTCTTGATTCCTTGCTGTGAACTGGCTTGTACCATGTACTTGGATAATTTTTTTCAGTCTAGTGTGTAGCTGGCATTTCCCATATTAGACTAAAACCTCTGAGAGAGGAGACCACATCTTGATCATAGACTTACTCTCAGTGCTTAGCACAGAGAAAAGTGCTTAGGGGTACTTGTCATTTGCTTGAATGGGTGAAatgacacaaaaataataatgctaaCTAACATTTCTTGAGCACAGTGCTCTACTCTGGGCACCATTCAAAGCACTTTGCATTTATTTATCCCTATAACCTTAGGGGGTAGGTATTCTTAATCTCCCCATTTACATGAGAGGAGACACTGATGCACACACAGATAAATTCATTTGGCTAAAATTTCACAGAGAGTAAGTTGACTAGATCCAGGCAGTCTTACTTCAGGGACACTCCACAGTAATTTTTCACTTAATGTCACcaataggttcttggaaactgcaaatttaattgaaatgatgtaataaaactaattttaccataggctaattaatattttgtttaaaaaagagttaagttcctatggcatagtctggtcacaaaaacatcaccaaattTCTAAATGAAGacccaaaacacttctaatattaaacattgaaataaatgtgagctatacatatatttaagaaaaagtaataagAAGTAAGTTAATTTGTTTTCCAAACTACCTGTTGCAGTTCAGGGTCGCAGGTGGACAGAGTCAATCTTGGCAGCTCGTGGAGCAAGGTGGGTACCCACCCAGGACAAGGTTCCATTCCATTGCACTttcacccacacacccacagtcACTAAAACTGGGACAATATATACACACCAATTAACCTCACATGTCTCTGTTTGAGATGTGGGAGGGAATTGGAGTCTCTGGGGAAAACCTACACAGCTATAGGAAGAACATGCAAACTCCACACAGACAATAGCCCTCGCTgggaattttcttttattttttttttttttggccttatCAATGTTATAACAAGATGCTATGAATGAAGTGATGTTATTCGAGCTGTACTACCCTACGGTGCATCTCCAAAAATGGTTCTCTTACCAATCAAACAAGTGAAGTAAGAAGACTTTATTCAAAACTTAGTATATATATACTGCCTTTTTCTAGTCAAGAAGGGAAATGTTAAAGAGCACCAGGAACTATAATGCCTGCCCACCCACAACTTGAATAAGAAGGACCAACCAACACAAAGTTTAAGTAGCATTAATAATAAATTACCATTTGTAAAACAACTTACATGCCACAAGCtaagttatatatattatgttttattgTTCCCAAAACTCTGTTTGGTAGGCAGTGTATATAGCTAAGGCGGTGGTTCTAAAACTCAAGTGTGCATTAGAAACACCTGAAAGGCTTGTTAAAACACGGAGAGATAGGATCTCACCTCCCAGCGAGTATGATGCAGTAGGTGTGCAGTGGAGCTCAAAATGTGCATTTCTAAACAGCTCCCCAGGCTATGCTGATGCAGTTGGCCCTGGGATCACACTTTGAAAACTGTTGACGCAGAACTATTGAATCTGAGGTTCAGACAAACCAAGTAATTTACTGAAAGTCTCACAGCTACTAAAGGAACAACCCAGGACTTAAACCCTGGTGTTGTTTACTCAGGTGACTTGCTGCAAAATAAAGTGCCAAGTACATGGTTTAAACAAAAAACTCCCGGCTTAAGGCAAGAGGCCAATACATGATAAGATTATTGTGCCTTTGTGCCTTAAATTCAATGCAGGACAAGGACACTGAAGGTCGGGACCTACAGGAGGAAAGGATCAGAGGGGAGATTAAGCAAACAAGCAGGGTGTGTGAGAGGAATAAGCGCCACTGGTTAAGGATTCTGGGCTTGGAGTCTGCCTGAGTTCAAATGCAGCTTCTTCCATTCTTTAGCTGTGTTAGTTTGGGAagtctctctctcaatctctctctcattcccttcctcccttcctcctcgtcagttttcttatttctaatatGGGGTAAAAGTACCTACCTTATGtaattgttgtgaggattaaattagttaatatatgtaaagcatttagaacacAACCTGACACCTAAACCTTCATTAAATGTTAGTTGTgataatgaggaggaggaggaagagtagCAGCAATAaca from Saccopteryx leptura isolate mSacLep1 chromosome X, mSacLep1_pri_phased_curated, whole genome shotgun sequence includes:
- the SHROOM4 gene encoding protein Shroom4 isoform X2, encoding MHVPSEAFSLSWHSGCNTSDVCVQWCPLSRHCSTEKSSSIGSMESLEQPGQTTYEGHLLPIDQNMYPNQRDSAYSSFSASSNASDCAISLRPDDPASVDCIMQGPGLTKAPNSRPNMAESSGGSRRTNGGHLPPSSQMSSHPQEVQHSGPAKASKGPPQPPMRRDSLQTSRAQLLNGEQHRASEPMDPLQQKEKPSLDPELCPGNPNRFCCISGQDQVTNESCLNYELSQPPESNQQGSEQLLMEASGKAVGFQKSYDKASSIDFSPLNKVSAELSNTSSFGSPPHFTGPTGHRHSAPEQLLASHLQHVHLDTRSSKKLDLPTGQDGHEWSLSPLHNSHTGKKSPCAPAGGTQDQPSKERKTRPVNDRPLGSGHQSPSSSPHEETDGHPPERGFQDPNRVSRTGNELASQQPSASGSLVQQSKDCSSTTNVAGTTEETEEGDKSKECGRVGGRRNGGTRGHSIQNRRKSERFATNLRNEIQRRKAQLHKSKSPLSQLCDTKEPVEETEEPLESPLLPASNSPLLPSSKKPPGPRDKVFNKSMMLRARSSECLSQAPESHESRTGLDGQTSPDQRPGQSSLGLNTWWKATDPSSSDSEKTNLHHGVRGGRWRWSPEHNLQPHVAVAMESSPNPGDNKELKASTAQAGEEAILLPFADRRKFFEESSKSLSTSHLPALTTNSNKTFTQRSKPIDQNFQPMSSSYRELRRHPMDQSYHSKDQPYHATDQSYSMSLLQSETPTYSDCFASKGLDQPMCCKPLHCGDFDYHRTCSYSCSVQGAVVHDPCIYCSGEICPALRKRNMMPNCYNCRCHHHQCIRCSSCYHNTQHSPLEDNSLAPGNVWKSRKLTVQEFPGDKWKPITGNRKTSQSGREIAHSKAGFSWAAPFHPCLENSTLDLSSYRAISSLDLLGDFKPSLKKTEETSVYEEGSSMASMPYPLRSRAFSESHISLEPQGSRAWGQHKRDLFTKVDETQLDPLGSRKKTFPPPRPPPPNWEKYRLFRAAQQQQQQQQQQQPQQQEEEEEEEEEEEEEEERVEEEEEGEEGREGEDLPPQYFSSETTGSCALNTEEILEQPQPLGFGHLEVSRQGTQSLPAEQESFALHSSDFLPPLRGHLGSQPEKVQPPCYYGIGQLWRTSERETTDPSKPEALMAEDSKPKPAWSQSYFFPEEQFSFMGWGSEKQHFSPVGFSEPKTTGQEFLHFSPPQGGPGIPTSYSAYYNISVAKAELLNKLKDQPEMAEIALGEEEVDHELAQKKIQLIESIGRKLSVLREAQRGLLEDINANSALGEEVEANLKAVCKSNEFEKYRLFIGDLDKVVNLLLSLSGRLARVENALNSIDSEADQEKLLLIEKKQQLTGQLTDAKELKEHVDRREKLVFGMVSRYLPQDQLQDYQHFVKMKSALIIEQRELEEKIKLGEEQLKCLRESLLLGPSNF